CGTGGGTTCCCCAGCCCCATTAGTCCCAGCCGAAGTCCTGGCCGGTCATTTGGTAGAACTTGCGGTTAAAGGGCCGGTAGAAGGCCCGCAGGCGCTGGACCATGGCCTCGGGCACATGCGGGTGGGGCCGGCCCTTGGACTTGCCCAAGCAGCGGGGACGGCCGCTGCCCTGGGCCTTCTTGAGGCAGGGGAAGCCCTTGGTGGCATTGAAGTAGAAGTGCTTGTCTGTGACGACCCGCTTGAGACCCAGGAAGTCCTGCACATGGCCCAGCTCCCCAGCTGGGTCGCTGACCAGGCGCTCGCCGCTGACAAAGAGGAAGCGGGACAGTGGGAAGTAACGCAGCCAGTTGTCCAGATGCTGGGCGTACAGGCCGATGCGCACGGCACTCCAGGCCGTGTCCACGGGGCCCAGGCCTCGGCGGAAGGCCAGGGTGCCGAAGCTGGGCAGGCCCGGTGTCTTGGAGAGCATCTGCGCATAGTCAGAGATGGCCCGGGTCACAGGGTTCCGCACGACCACGATCAGCTTTGTGGCCGGGGACATGCCGTGGATGCGGCGTGGGGCCTCGCGGGTCACGAAATAGCTGGGGGTCTTCTCCATGGTGATCTGCCCATCCAGGGTGCGGGGCATCAGGCTCCTGTGGgaaggtgggtggaggtgggggcatGAGCAGGTGCTggccctcctccagccctcccaTGCTAGACCGGCCCCCATGGGCCCAAGACTAacctccccttcctccagggaagccccatacctaCAAGATAGGCGagcctccccatctccccttccccaccaggcCCACCCATCCTAAGTGCCTGGGTGGGCAGCCTGGGGTGTGGGCCTTGAAGGGGCCCAGCCTCAGCACAGGCTCACAGTAGGGGCCCATCCTGCAAGGCTATCCACACCCCTCCCAGAGCTTGACTGCACCCCAACCCTGACACTGCTGTGCCTCTCACCCCAGACCCAGCACTCCCCAGACTTGCTAGCCACAAGgctccacccaccctccccacccccacaggcCCCTGCACTGTAATTACCCCAGTCACACTTTCATTAAGTGGCTGATGGTGTCCCCTGAATTAGGCCATTAGTTATTGACAAGTGTCCCCCCAAATGGGCAGCTGCCCCTCCTATCACTCCCTCTCCTGCATGGCATCTCCCGCCTTTGATGGCAGCCTTGCTAATTCTCCCGGACCTGGGCCCCCCAGAATGCTGAAAGCCACAGCGCAGCCCAGAACACGGGAGAGGTCAGTGAGGCAGCCTGAGGATCTGTCTCAAGACCCCAGCCGCCTGGATTGCCCAGACCCGGCTTGGAACCCATGGTGCAAGGCTGCAGCTGCAGCATTTCCGAG
This region of Physeter macrocephalus isolate SW-GA chromosome 14, ASM283717v5, whole genome shotgun sequence genomic DNA includes:
- the HS3ST6 gene encoding heparan sulfate glucosamine 3-O-sulfotransferase 6 isoform X1; the protein is MAGSGGLGGGAGGSQGAGGGPGAALRAPRAPLLFAALVLGAYCLCALPGRCPPAGRIPAPAPAPAEPPRAVRSPGTSGLPVASGSGRRRFPQALIVGVKKGGTRALLEFLRLHPDVRALGSEPHFFDRCYERGLAWYRSLMPRTLDGQITMEKTPSYFVTREAPRRIHGMSPATKLIVVVRNPVTRAISDYAQMLSKTPGLPSFGTLAFRRGLGPVDTAWSAVRIGLYAQHLDNWLRYFPLSRFLFVSGERLVSDPAGELGHVQDFLGLKRVVTDKHFYFNATKGFPCLKKAQGSGRPRCLGKSKGRPHPHVPEAMVQRLRAFYRPFNRKFYQMTGQDFGWD
- the HS3ST6 gene encoding heparan sulfate glucosamine 3-O-sulfotransferase 6 isoform X2; amino-acid sequence: MAGSGGLGGGAGGSQGAGGGPGAALRAPRAPLLFAALVLGAYCLCALPGRCPPAGRIPAPAPAPAEPPRAVRSPGTSGLPVASGSGRRRFPQALIVGVKKGGTRALLEFLRLHPDVRALGSEPHFFDRSLMPRTLDGQITMEKTPSYFVTREAPRRIHGMSPATKLIVVVRNPVTRAISDYAQMLSKTPGLPSFGTLAFRRGLGPVDTAWSAVRIGLYAQHLDNWLRYFPLSRFLFVSGERLVSDPAGELGHVQDFLGLKRVVTDKHFYFNATKGFPCLKKAQGSGRPRCLGKSKGRPHPHVPEAMVQRLRAFYRPFNRKFYQMTGQDFGWD